A single genomic interval of uncultured Sphaerochaeta sp. harbors:
- a CDS encoding NUDIX domain-containing protein, with protein MREYWDLYDHARKPLGRIHQRGLPLGEGEYHVVVSVWTVNQDGKILITLRSEEKELFPGHWENTAGSVMRGETSLDAALRELREETGIEASPEEITCLGTVLKVASFVDIFLVRKMLDPDSIHLQKGETTAYRWVSYDELKEMDRQGKLAFPLFSPFQEAMENEC; from the coding sequence ATGAGGGAATATTGGGATCTCTATGACCATGCAAGAAAGCCTCTGGGAAGAATTCACCAGAGAGGCCTCCCCCTAGGTGAGGGTGAGTATCATGTTGTGGTTTCAGTGTGGACCGTGAATCAGGACGGAAAAATACTCATCACCCTCCGTTCTGAAGAGAAGGAACTGTTTCCCGGGCATTGGGAGAATACAGCAGGATCGGTGATGAGAGGGGAGACCAGTTTGGATGCTGCACTGAGGGAGTTGAGGGAAGAGACCGGCATTGAAGCTTCCCCTGAAGAAATCACCTGCTTGGGGACCGTGCTCAAAGTAGCTTCATTTGTCGATATCTTTCTGGTGAGAAAAATGCTTGATCCCGATTCCATTCACCTGCAGAAAGGAGAGACTACTGCTTACCGTTGGGTTTCCTACGATGAGCTGAAAGAGATGGACAGACAAGGCAAGCTTGCCTTTCCTCTTTTCTCCCCTTTTCAAGAGGCAATGGAAAACGAATGCTAA
- the asd gene encoding aspartate-semialdehyde dehydrogenase, whose protein sequence is MEKKIKVAVMGATGAVGQVFMWMLADHPWFELTYATASASRVGLKYASTVHWVMPFEMPKKIRDVEVKEFNIEAMQEEGVQIVFSALPAEVASEAEPQLRDNGFFVFSNAASMRYDPNVPILIPETNIEQLDLVQAQGYPEKGFVVTNANCVTTGLAMALAPLRKYGIKNIMLHSYQSVSGAGYPGLSSFDITDNCIPFIRGEEEKIEKEIKKILTIDPEVYCFTVRVPVMFGHLEAVWLDLEQDVEVEDIVKDWADFKNVPDLPSTAAQPVEYGADPTFPQPKYAFWGNPSGMVVYTGRLKKKNGKIGFLLMVNNIVKGAAGGSIQNAEAFVKKFGLI, encoded by the coding sequence ATGGAGAAGAAAATTAAAGTTGCCGTAATGGGTGCCACAGGTGCAGTTGGACAGGTTTTTATGTGGATGCTAGCAGATCATCCTTGGTTTGAGCTCACGTATGCAACAGCATCAGCTTCTCGTGTCGGCTTGAAATATGCCTCCACTGTGCACTGGGTCATGCCATTTGAAATGCCCAAGAAAATCAGGGACGTGGAAGTAAAGGAATTTAATATTGAAGCAATGCAGGAAGAAGGGGTACAGATTGTGTTCTCCGCCCTTCCCGCTGAGGTTGCCAGTGAAGCTGAACCACAGCTTCGAGATAACGGATTCTTTGTGTTCTCGAACGCGGCTTCCATGCGTTATGATCCCAATGTTCCCATTCTTATCCCGGAAACCAATATTGAACAGCTTGATCTTGTACAGGCACAAGGATATCCCGAAAAGGGTTTTGTGGTAACCAACGCCAACTGCGTCACCACTGGGTTGGCAATGGCTCTGGCTCCGCTTAGGAAATATGGTATCAAGAATATCATGTTGCACAGCTACCAGAGCGTCAGTGGAGCAGGCTATCCAGGTCTCTCTTCCTTCGATATCACCGATAACTGTATTCCCTTCATCAGGGGAGAGGAAGAGAAGATCGAGAAAGAGATCAAGAAGATCCTTACCATTGATCCAGAGGTATACTGTTTCACCGTTCGTGTACCGGTCATGTTTGGACACCTTGAAGCTGTCTGGTTGGATCTGGAGCAGGATGTTGAGGTTGAGGACATTGTCAAGGATTGGGCAGATTTCAAGAATGTACCAGACCTTCCTTCCACCGCAGCACAGCCTGTTGAATATGGTGCAGATCCCACCTTCCCACAGCCCAAGTATGCCTTCTGGGGGAATCCCAGTGGAATGGTGGTGTACACCGGCCGCTTGAAGAAGAAGAATGGAAAGATCGGATTCCTCCTGATGGTCAACAACATCGTAAAGGGCGCAGCTGGTGGTTCAATCCAGAATGCTGAAGCCTTTGTGAAGAAGTTCGGCCTTATTTAA